From a single Clostridium isatidis genomic region:
- a CDS encoding DUF1659 domain-containing protein has protein sequence MAATLTDNKLVIRYKVGVNEAGRDIFKQQTLKNINPEVTDEKLVEISDLVAAVLDYSVAAVRKDQSFALSR, from the coding sequence ATGGCAGCAACATTAACAGATAACAAGTTAGTAATAAGATATAAAGTAGGGGTTAACGAGGCTGGAAGAGATATTTTTAAGCAGCAAACATTAAAAAATATTAATCCTGAAGTTACAGATGAAAAGTTAGTAGAGATTTCAGATTTAGTAGCTGCAGTATTAGACTATAGCGTGGCTGCAGTTAGAAAGGATCAAAGCTTCGCTTTAAGCAGATAG
- the rfbA gene encoding glucose-1-phosphate thymidylyltransferase RfbA: protein MKGIILAGGSGTRLYPVTKAMSKQMVPIYDKPMIYYPMSVLMLAGIREILIISTPRDIVNFKELFKDGSELGLSIEYAIQEKPNGLAEAFIIGEDFIGDDNVAMILGDNIFYGQSFSSHLKEAASIEKGAMIFGYYVQDPRSFGVVEFDENNNVISIEEKPEKPKSKYAVPGLYFYDNTVVKKAKELRPSARGELEITDLNRIYMEEGTLKVNLLGRGMAWLDTGTHSSMLQASNFVEAIQNTQGTYIACLEEIAFRNHWISSEKVLKLAKPLMKTSYGKYLEAIVDEYNNR, encoded by the coding sequence ATGAAAGGTATAATATTAGCTGGAGGTTCAGGAACAAGATTATATCCAGTTACAAAAGCAATGTCGAAACAAATGGTTCCTATATATGATAAGCCGATGATTTATTATCCAATGTCTGTGCTTATGTTAGCAGGTATAAGGGAAATATTAATAATATCAACACCAAGAGATATTGTTAACTTTAAGGAATTATTCAAGGATGGTTCAGAACTGGGATTAAGTATAGAATATGCAATTCAAGAAAAGCCAAATGGCTTAGCAGAAGCTTTTATAATTGGAGAGGATTTTATAGGTGATGATAATGTTGCTATGATTCTTGGGGATAATATTTTTTATGGACAAAGCTTCTCAAGTCATTTAAAAGAAGCTGCTTCTATAGAAAAGGGAGCTATGATCTTTGGATATTATGTACAAGATCCAAGGTCTTTTGGAGTAGTTGAGTTTGATGAAAATAATAATGTAATTTCAATAGAGGAAAAACCGGAAAAACCAAAGTCAAAATATGCAGTTCCAGGTTTATATTTTTATGATAACACTGTTGTTAAAAAGGCAAAGGAATTAAGACCTTCTGCAAGAGGAGAACTTGAAATAACAGATTTAAATAGAATTTATATGGAAGAAGGAACATTAAAAGTAAACTTGCTTGGAAGAGGAATGGCTTGGTTAGATACAGGAACTCATTCTTCAATGCTTCAAGCATCTAATTTTGTTGAAGCTATTCAAAATACTCAAGGAACTTATATTGCTTGTCTTGAAGAAATTGCTTTTAGAAATCACTGGATTAGTTCAGAAAAAGTTCTTAAATTAGCAAAACCTTTAATGAAAACAAGTTATGGAAAATACTTGGAGGCAATTGTAGATGAGTATAATAATAGATAA
- a CDS encoding diguanylate cyclase domain-containing protein — MVVESSKNKMEGLRELINEMIVSDNYDSDFLVQKSQELDKLIVQAMKEKNFAKRVFGNDYVYEFELVVDKIKAFDKMYDSMRIVDPIKKEVLEIKEGELRKVKSFCYKIWYNDYVCENCISSRACISNEIVVKVDLSGNKILMMVAIPIKIYGKNLSLELFKDITMSFLIENRDKNNDRSLFDLIKNMNQVAVKDKVTGLYSKKYIYERLPADIIKASIENQQISIIFLDLDFYKSNNNNLDDIDYILKELADNLNKIMNIASWAARYEEDKLLIVIPNAGTYDSDNIESVQLFIEGLIENILENKYFISNKEIELNPSYGIYNIPKGNEELNVEEIIKRARKNLKPVY; from the coding sequence ATGGTTGTAGAATCTAGCAAAAATAAGATGGAAGGCTTAAGAGAACTTATTAATGAAATGATAGTTTCAGACAACTATGATTCAGATTTTCTAGTGCAAAAAAGTCAAGAATTAGACAAATTAATAGTACAAGCTATGAAGGAAAAGAATTTTGCTAAAAGGGTATTTGGAAATGACTATGTTTATGAATTTGAGCTTGTAGTAGATAAAATTAAAGCCTTCGATAAAATGTATGATAGCATGAGGATTGTTGATCCTATTAAAAAAGAGGTTTTAGAAATAAAAGAAGGAGAGCTAAGGAAAGTAAAATCCTTTTGCTATAAAATTTGGTATAATGATTATGTATGTGAAAATTGTATTTCCTCAAGGGCTTGCATTAGTAATGAAATAGTTGTAAAGGTTGACTTAAGTGGGAATAAAATTCTTATGATGGTTGCAATTCCTATTAAAATATATGGTAAGAATCTTTCATTGGAATTATTTAAGGATATAACAATGAGTTTTCTTATTGAGAATAGAGATAAGAATAATGATAGAAGCTTATTTGACTTAATAAAAAATATGAATCAGGTGGCTGTTAAGGATAAGGTGACTGGTTTATATAGTAAAAAATATATATATGAAAGACTTCCGGCAGATATAATTAAAGCATCTATAGAAAATCAACAAATATCTATTATATTTTTAGATTTAGATTTTTATAAATCTAATAATAATAATTTAGATGATATAGATTACATATTAAAGGAACTAGCAGATAATTTAAATAAAATAATGAATATTGCTAGTTGGGCAGCAAGATATGAAGAGGATAAACTATTAATAGTTATACCTAATGCAGGAACTTATGATAGTGATAATATTGAAAGTGTACAGTTGTTTATAGAAGGGTTAATTGAAAATATCTTAGAAAATAAATATTTTATTTCTAATAAGGAAATAGAATTAAATCCAAGCTATGGTATATATAATATTCCCAAGGGTAATGAAGAATTAAATGTTGAAGAGATTATTAAAAGAGCAAGAAAAAACCTAAAGCCAGTGTATTAA
- a CDS encoding DUF2922 domain-containing protein codes for MIERTLVMEFKDAFGKKYTLSIKDVKEELKDADILALMNGILVNNLISTENGSLVEKVSANVITKETTEVEI; via the coding sequence GTGATAGAAAGAACTTTAGTCATGGAATTTAAAGATGCTTTTGGGAAAAAGTATACTTTGTCAATAAAGGATGTTAAAGAAGAGCTTAAGGATGCTGATATTTTAGCTCTTATGAATGGAATTTTGGTAAATAATCTTATTTCAACAGAAAATGGCAGTTTAGTTGAAAAAGTATCAGCTAATGTTATAACAAAAGAAACTACTGAAGTAGAGATTTAA
- a CDS encoding MBOAT family O-acyltransferase, with amino-acid sequence MFNTSIPLKYIALPLGISFISFQAISYIVDIYRGDAVVNKNPFYVALYMSLFPKVTSGPIIKYKHIDEQIRNRSITIEKFSYGIERFIFGLAKKVIISDILGNMSDDIFSVLNTGIDTPSSWIAIICYTLQIYFDFSGYSDMAIGLANMFGFNFIENFNYPYISKSIREFWRRWHISLSTWFKEYLYIPLGGNRKGSTRTLINLLIVFFATGIWHGASPNFIIWGFWHGLFMVIERLIKDKDWYKKIPNFIKLILTLFIVMLGWVFFRVNSISEAIKFIAIMFGIKQYDYVSFDYRYFLNTKLIVWIIIGAVLSTPLISNIFKKYKNIKGFELVKTILIGILFIISIIFIVNSTYSPFIYFQF; translated from the coding sequence TTGTTTAATACTAGTATTCCTTTAAAATATATTGCTCTTCCTCTTGGAATTTCCTTTATTAGCTTTCAAGCAATATCTTATATAGTTGACATATATAGAGGTGACGCAGTAGTAAATAAAAATCCATTTTATGTTGCCCTTTACATGTCCTTATTTCCAAAAGTAACCTCTGGGCCAATTATTAAATATAAACATATAGATGAGCAAATTAGGAATAGATCTATAACTATTGAAAAATTTAGTTATGGAATAGAAAGATTTATATTTGGTTTGGCAAAAAAAGTAATAATTTCTGATATTTTAGGAAACATGTCAGACGATATATTTTCTGTACTAAATACAGGCATAGACACACCTAGTTCATGGATAGCAATAATTTGCTATACACTACAAATTTACTTTGACTTTTCAGGTTATTCAGATATGGCAATTGGTTTAGCTAATATGTTTGGCTTTAATTTTATAGAGAATTTCAATTATCCTTATATATCAAAATCAATAAGGGAATTTTGGAGAAGATGGCACATTTCTCTTTCTACTTGGTTTAAAGAGTATTTATATATTCCTCTAGGCGGAAATAGAAAAGGAAGTACTCGAACATTAATCAATCTATTAATAGTATTTTTTGCAACAGGAATTTGGCATGGTGCTAGCCCTAACTTTATAATTTGGGGATTTTGGCACGGACTTTTTATGGTTATTGAAAGATTAATAAAAGATAAAGACTGGTACAAAAAAATACCAAACTTTATTAAATTAATTTTAACTTTATTTATCGTGATGCTTGGATGGGTATTTTTTAGAGTTAACAGTATATCTGAAGCTATTAAATTTATCGCTATAATGTTTGGTATAAAACAATACGATTATGTGAGCTTTGATTATAGATATTTCTTAAATACTAAACTCATAGTTTGGATCATAATAGGAGCTGTTCTTTCTACACCTTTAATAAGTAACATATTTAAAAAATATAAAAATATTAAAGGCTTTGAATTAGTTAAAACAATATTAATTGGTATTTTATTTATTATTTCAATTATTTTTATAGTTAATTCAACCTACAGTCCTTTTATATATTTCCAATTTTAA
- a CDS encoding zinc ribbon domain-containing protein: MFLIFGIDTVRKEIPYDKLIICSKCGRYGRYNVYMLCKCFSLFFIPIIKWDRHYYVESTCCGALYELNQEVGNRLRSGENIEISDRDLIYIGNNNEWTYSKNTYNKRCVNCGYIAQEDFEYCPKCGHKLGD, encoded by the coding sequence ATGTTCTTAATATTTGGAATTGATACGGTTAGAAAAGAAATTCCTTATGATAAATTGATTATTTGCAGTAAATGCGGAAGATATGGAAGATATAATGTTTATATGCTGTGTAAGTGTTTTAGCTTGTTTTTTATACCAATTATTAAATGGGATAGACATTATTATGTTGAAAGCACATGCTGCGGAGCCTTATATGAATTAAATCAAGAAGTTGGAAATAGATTAAGAAGCGGCGAAAATATTGAAATAAGTGATAGAGATCTTATTTATATAGGAAATAATAATGAGTGGACTTATTCAAAAAATACATATAATAAAAGGTGTGTAAATTGTGGTTACATAGCACAAGAAGATTTTGAATATTGTCCAAAGTGCGGTCATAAATTAGGGGACTGA
- a CDS encoding alginate O-acetyltransferase, giving the protein MKRIHIFRIILFSIIIIIPIITMNFKENQVSSIDNRNLTNFSDITNGDITNNIESYIEDRIGFRDTMITAYTLGMDKIFNDMVHPSYQYGENGYIYSKLERASFDEEFQEIFSDFIVKLQEYCNNNDIKFLYALEPSKITVYQEYLPIGYNYKNENLEYLLSLLEEKKINYIYNGEVLEKYKDTIQVFDEKYDANHWNETGAIIAISAILDRLHSLDSSVDPLDINKFEKYEVENTTLPVSYFPISEYTYKYNLIDNNSIEVDEYKDKIEISKQFRTFVHYRNLKNTDAPKILVFAGSYFNEKDKFLTESFSEYIKVHNYHNVINYEYYINLFNPDIILFESTEYTHKDHYFPVEQMKNKINS; this is encoded by the coding sequence ATGAAAAGAATACATATTTTTAGAATAATTTTATTTTCAATTATTATTATAATTCCGATAATAACAATGAATTTTAAAGAAAATCAAGTTTCATCAATTGATAATAGAAACTTAACAAATTTTTCAGACATAACTAATGGAGATATAACAAATAATATTGAAAGTTACATAGAAGATCGTATAGGATTTAGGGATACAATGATTACAGCTTACACTCTAGGAATGGATAAAATATTTAATGATATGGTTCATCCTAGTTATCAATATGGAGAAAATGGATATATTTATTCTAAATTAGAAAGAGCAAGCTTTGATGAGGAGTTTCAAGAAATATTTTCTGATTTTATTGTAAAACTTCAAGAATATTGTAATAATAATGATATAAAATTTTTATATGCTTTGGAACCAAGTAAAATAACTGTTTACCAAGAATATCTTCCTATTGGCTATAATTATAAAAATGAAAATTTAGAATATCTATTATCTTTACTTGAAGAAAAAAAAATAAACTACATTTATAATGGTGAAGTTCTAGAAAAATACAAGGATACAATTCAGGTATTTGACGAAAAATATGATGCAAATCACTGGAACGAAACAGGAGCAATTATTGCTATATCAGCTATATTAGATAGACTTCATTCATTAGATTCCTCAGTAGATCCTCTTGATATTAATAAATTTGAGAAATATGAAGTAGAAAATACAACTTTACCTGTTTCTTATTTTCCTATTTCTGAATATACATATAAATATAATTTAATTGATAATAATTCAATAGAAGTAGATGAATATAAAGATAAAATAGAAATATCTAAACAATTTAGAACCTTTGTTCATTATAGAAATTTAAAGAACACTGATGCACCAAAAATACTAGTTTTTGCAGGCAGTTATTTTAATGAAAAGGATAAATTTTTAACTGAAAGCTTTTCAGAATATATAAAGGTTCATAATTATCACAATGTAATTAATTATGAATACTATATAAACTTATTTAATCCTGATATTATTCTTTTTGAATCAACTGAATATACTCATAAAGATCATTATTTCCCTGTTGAACAAATGAAAAATAAAATTAATTCCTAG
- a CDS encoding glycosyltransferase family 39 protein: protein MNVKERKYIVNLMVFSFSIFMLYAVIIPFNNAPDEQLRFDIVDFILKYKELPIGGDPRLFYGDFGVTYAFKPYIAYVFSALLCILAELLKINIEPFMISRFFSVLCGVGTVYFTYLICKKIFKESKIKYVLPIFFASIPQFSFLNSYVNQDSLMIFLSSITVFLWIEGISNNWEWDIVIKISIVNGIIMLTYMNGYSIILCTVILVILTYKNKNSEFFKKTMFFTLISLLISGWFFVRNLIIYNGELFGDTISLELQEKLAIDSLKPSLRDVPYKHGLNMITMLIKTDWLKKTFMSFWAMLGNMDIRLNSVYYYLFMVISMLTVLVIIAKVKSAIVNRKYNDAFKLRIVFIFEILIVIILSIIYSTYNDFQPQGRYIYPAIIPIIIFIGETFEYIINKFRLKEWIVYLFIGVIIIFNIALPILAMIKKYYFVV, encoded by the coding sequence ATGAATGTTAAGGAAAGAAAATATATTGTGAATTTGATGGTATTTTCATTCTCTATTTTTATGTTGTACGCAGTAATAATTCCATTTAATAATGCACCTGATGAACAATTAAGGTTTGATATTGTGGATTTTATACTCAAATATAAGGAATTGCCAATTGGTGGTGATCCAAGATTATTCTATGGTGATTTTGGAGTTACTTACGCTTTTAAGCCTTATATTGCATATGTATTTTCAGCTTTACTTTGTATCTTGGCTGAGTTACTAAAAATAAATATTGAGCCTTTTATGATTTCGAGATTTTTTTCCGTATTATGTGGTGTTGGAACAGTTTATTTTACTTATTTAATTTGTAAAAAAATATTTAAAGAAAGCAAAATTAAGTATGTATTACCTATATTTTTTGCTAGTATTCCTCAATTTTCCTTTTTGAATTCTTATGTTAATCAGGATTCATTAATGATTTTTTTAAGTTCAATAACAGTATTTTTGTGGATTGAAGGAATTTCAAACAATTGGGAGTGGGACATTGTAATAAAGATTTCAATAGTAAATGGGATTATAATGTTAACCTATATGAACGGCTACTCTATAATTTTATGTACAGTTATACTAGTGATATTAACATATAAAAATAAAAATTCAGAGTTTTTTAAGAAGACTATGTTTTTTACTCTGATATCTCTTTTAATTAGTGGATGGTTTTTTGTTAGAAATTTGATTATTTATAATGGTGAGTTATTTGGAGACACTATTTCATTAGAATTACAAGAGAAATTAGCAATAGATTCTTTGAAGCCTTCATTAAGGGATGTTCCTTATAAACATGGCTTAAATATGATTACTATGTTAATTAAAACTGATTGGTTAAAAAAGACATTTATGAGTTTTTGGGCTATGTTAGGTAATATGGATATAAGGTTGAATTCAGTTTATTATTATCTATTTATGGTAATATCTATGTTAACGGTCTTAGTAATAATTGCGAAGGTTAAAAGTGCAATAGTAAATAGAAAATATAATGATGCATTTAAGTTGAGAATAGTTTTTATTTTCGAAATTTTAATAGTAATAATATTATCGATAATTTATTCGACATATAATGATTTTCAACCTCAAGGAAGGTATATATATCCAGCAATTATACCTATAATAATTTTTATAGGAGAAACTTTTGAGTATATTATTAATAAATTTAGACTTAAGGAATGGATAGTATATTTATTCATTGGTGTAATAATTATTTTTAATATTGCTTTACCAATATTAGCTATGATTAAAAAATATTATTTTGTTGTTTAG
- a CDS encoding NTP transferase domain-containing protein codes for MEKEIKILQLLNTNSGMRQSDIAKEANISVGKVNYAIKDLLMEEYIIKKMFSRKPHYILTEKGIDILEKYMKSSIEKKIILHANEKRDVRQAVILSAGRSRDFDLPVSLLEIGEKSLIERTIDLLRENNIEKILIITGYKNEAFDKIAREKNIEIVINDRYKWTGTMASLALANDFIKDDFILIESDVLFEERAISELLKAKDRDCVIITNESGSGDETFVELRDGYIYKMSKDIHQLNKIDGEMIGLSKISLEVFNKMMKEYRFNRNPYLNYEYMLLDIARNYKIGCLKIDDLVWSEVDKKEDLQKIIKYVYPRMKRKELEVKFNNIKRIVSEALKVEEDKVEAIEPIGGMTNKNYKITINGEDFVIRIPGVGTEDFIDRKNEKINSLLSWKLGINYDLEYFNEENGIKIAKYIKKLETLNPTTAKKEENMRLVAQVLKKLHNSEIKLNNEFNVFDLIVHYDKLIDKYNGERYKDHNIIYEKVMKLKPLLEEGSYELRPCHCDTVPENFIKSGEDKIYLIDWEYSGMNDPMWDLAAFSLECGFSEDDEELFINYYFNGSIEESHRKRIFINKILQDFLWSLWTIIKEARGDNFGSYGIDRYNRAIENLEKIEFMLV; via the coding sequence GTGGAAAAGGAAATAAAAATTTTACAATTGTTAAATACGAATAGTGGAATGAGACAATCTGATATAGCTAAAGAAGCAAATATTTCTGTAGGCAAGGTTAATTATGCTATTAAGGATCTTTTAATGGAAGAATACATAATAAAAAAGATGTTTTCAAGAAAACCACACTATATATTAACTGAAAAGGGCATTGACATACTAGAAAAATATATGAAATCATCTATTGAGAAGAAAATTATACTTCATGCAAATGAAAAAAGAGATGTTAGACAAGCAGTAATACTTTCTGCAGGAAGGTCTAGAGATTTTGATTTACCAGTAAGTTTACTAGAAATTGGGGAGAAGAGTTTAATTGAAAGAACAATAGATTTATTACGTGAAAATAATATTGAAAAAATATTAATAATTACAGGCTATAAAAATGAAGCTTTTGATAAAATAGCAAGAGAAAAAAATATAGAAATTGTAATTAATGATAGATACAAATGGACAGGTACCATGGCGTCTTTAGCTTTAGCTAATGATTTTATTAAAGATGATTTTATTTTAATTGAAAGTGATGTTCTTTTTGAAGAAAGAGCAATATCAGAATTATTAAAAGCAAAAGATAGAGATTGTGTAATTATAACAAATGAATCAGGTTCTGGGGATGAAACTTTTGTTGAATTAAGAGACGGATATATTTATAAAATGTCAAAGGATATACATCAGCTTAATAAAATAGATGGAGAAATGATAGGGTTAAGTAAAATTTCATTAGAAGTTTTTAATAAGATGATGAAAGAATACAGATTTAATAGAAATCCATATTTAAATTATGAGTATATGCTTTTAGATATAGCTAGAAATTATAAAATAGGATGTCTTAAGATAGATGATTTAGTTTGGTCTGAAGTTGATAAGAAAGAAGACCTGCAAAAAATAATAAAGTATGTTTATCCAAGAATGAAGAGAAAGGAATTAGAAGTTAAGTTTAATAATATAAAAAGAATTGTTAGTGAAGCCTTGAAGGTGGAAGAAGATAAAGTAGAAGCCATTGAACCAATAGGTGGAATGACAAATAAAAATTATAAAATAACTATAAATGGAGAAGATTTTGTTATAAGAATTCCTGGAGTAGGAACAGAGGACTTTATAGATAGGAAAAATGAAAAAATTAATTCGCTGTTATCTTGGAAATTAGGAATTAATTATGATTTGGAATATTTTAATGAAGAAAATGGAATTAAAATAGCAAAATACATAAAAAAGCTAGAAACTCTTAATCCAACAACTGCAAAGAAAGAAGAAAATATGAGACTGGTTGCTCAAGTTTTAAAGAAACTTCATAATTCAGAAATAAAGTTAAATAATGAATTTAATGTTTTTGATTTAATTGTTCATTATGATAAATTAATTGACAAGTATAATGGTGAAAGATACAAAGATCACAATATAATTTATGAAAAAGTAATGAAATTAAAGCCTTTACTTGAAGAAGGTAGTTATGAATTGAGACCATGTCATTGTGATACTGTTCCAGAAAATTTTATAAAAAGTGGAGAAGATAAAATATATTTAATTGATTGGGAATATAGTGGTATGAATGATCCAATGTGGGATTTAGCAGCATTTTCTCTTGAATGTGGTTTCTCTGAAGATGATGAAGAATTATTCATTAATTATTATTTTAATGGAAGTATAGAGGAGAGTCATAGGAAAAGAATATTTATTAATAAAATACTTCAAGATTTCCTTTGGAGTCTCTGGACAATAATTAAAGAAGCAAGAGGAGATAATTTTGGAAGTTATGGAATTGATAGATATAATAGGGCTATAGAAAATTTAGAGAAAATAGAATTTATGTTAGTATAA
- a CDS encoding sugar transferase — translation MDNINLNRNLEINNSKKIDVVNNKENKLVYNFLKRTIDIIGSLCGLILLSPLLVVVGMLIRLDSKGPIIFAQKRVGLNGKEFKMYKFRSMVVNAEELKDKLKENNEMSGPMFKMKDDPRITRIGKFIRKTSIDELPQLVNVLKGDMSLVGPRPSLPKEVKSFETWMLKRLEVKPGLTCYWQVMGRNSIDFEDWMKLDIKYINERNFLLDIKLILKTFVLLFGDENAN, via the coding sequence ATGGATAATATAAATCTTAATAGAAATTTGGAAATAAATAATTCAAAGAAAATCGATGTTGTAAATAATAAAGAAAATAAATTAGTATATAACTTTTTAAAAAGAACAATTGATATAATAGGTTCTTTATGTGGGCTAATATTATTAAGTCCTCTATTAGTAGTTGTAGGAATGTTAATAAGATTAGATTCTAAAGGACCTATTATATTTGCGCAAAAAAGAGTTGGTTTGAATGGTAAGGAATTTAAAATGTATAAATTTAGGTCTATGGTTGTAAATGCAGAGGAATTGAAGGACAAACTTAAAGAAAATAATGAAATGTCTGGTCCAATGTTTAAAATGAAAGATGATCCTAGAATAACAAGGATTGGTAAGTTTATAAGAAAAACAAGTATAGATGAATTGCCGCAACTAGTTAATGTTCTTAAGGGAGATATGAGTTTAGTGGGTCCAAGACCAAGTTTACCAAAAGAAGTAAAAAGTTTTGAAACATGGATGTTAAAAAGACTTGAAGTTAAACCTGGACTTACGTGTTATTGGCAGGTTATGGGGAGAAATAGTATAGATTTCGAAGATTGGATGAAGTTAGATATTAAATATATTAATGAAAGAAACTTTTTATTAGATATAAAACTTATATTAAAAACCTTTGTTCTTTTGTTTGGTGATGAAAATGCAAATTAA